The proteins below are encoded in one region of Roseovarius bejariae:
- a CDS encoding MalY/PatB family protein has protein sequence MDFDRIIDRHGTHSQKWDMMEKIYGVPAKDGIAMWVADMDFEPPKCVSEALRGMVDHGIFGYYGDDRSYLEAIGWWMQERHGWTVSPEWVFTTHGLVNGTAMCVDSFTQPGDGVVLFTPVYHAFAKVIKAAGRRVVECPLVNNAGRYEMDFAAYDGMMDGSEKMVILCSPHNPGGRVWTREELQGVADFAKRHDLVLVSDEIHHDLVMPGQKHLPMATVDESILDRLVMMTATTKTFNIAGCHSGNVIIADGSLRAKFGARMAALGLSPNSFGLVMAEAAYSPGGAEWVDALVGYLDGNRKVFDAGVNAIPGLKSMPLEATYLAWVDFAGTGMERAEFTRRVQEDARIAVNHGPTFGQGGESYLRFNLATPRARVEEAVGRLQEAFADLQ, from the coding sequence ATGGATTTCGACCGCATTATCGACCGCCACGGCACCCATTCGCAGAAATGGGACATGATGGAAAAGATTTATGGTGTGCCCGCCAAGGACGGGATCGCCATGTGGGTGGCGGACATGGATTTCGAGCCGCCCAAATGTGTCTCGGAGGCCCTGCGCGGCATGGTCGACCATGGGATATTTGGTTACTACGGCGACGACCGCAGCTATCTTGAGGCGATCGGGTGGTGGATGCAGGAGCGGCACGGTTGGACCGTGAGTCCCGAATGGGTGTTTACCACCCATGGTCTGGTCAATGGCACCGCGATGTGCGTGGACAGTTTCACGCAACCGGGCGACGGGGTGGTTCTGTTCACGCCGGTGTACCACGCGTTCGCCAAGGTCATCAAAGCCGCGGGTCGGCGCGTGGTGGAGTGCCCGCTTGTGAACAATGCGGGCCGTTACGAGATGGATTTCGCCGCCTACGACGGGATGATGGACGGCAGCGAGAAGATGGTGATCCTGTGTTCCCCGCATAACCCCGGTGGCCGGGTCTGGACGCGCGAGGAATTGCAGGGGGTGGCCGATTTCGCCAAGCGGCATGATCTGGTTCTGGTCTCGGACGAGATTCACCATGATCTGGTGATGCCGGGGCAAAAGCACCTGCCGATGGCCACGGTGGACGAGAGCATCCTTGACCGGCTGGTGATGATGACGGCGACCACCAAGACCTTCAATATCGCGGGTTGCCATTCGGGCAACGTGATTATCGCCGATGGAAGCCTGCGCGCCAAATTCGGGGCGCGTATGGCGGCGCTTGGCCTATCGCCCAATTCTTTCGGGCTGGTCATGGCCGAGGCGGCCTATAGCCCGGGCGGGGCCGAATGGGTGGATGCGCTGGTCGGGTATCTCGATGGCAACCGCAAGGTGTTCGATGCCGGTGTGAATGCCATTCCCGGCCTCAAGTCGATGCCGCTTGAAGCGACGTATCTTGCATGGGTCGATTTCGCCGGAACAGGTATGGAACGGGCAGAGTTCACGCGCCGCGTTCAAGAGGATGCGCGTATCGCTGTAAACCACGGGCCGACCTTTGGCCAAGGTGGTGAGAGCTACCTTCGGTTCAATCTGGCCACGCCCCGCGCGCGGGTGGAAGAAGCCGTTGGTCGTCTGCAAGAGGCCTTTGCCGATTTGCAGTAA
- the folK gene encoding 2-amino-4-hydroxy-6-hydroxymethyldihydropteridine diphosphokinase codes for MAERCLIALGANVPSGMEALERTLRAALDRLKTLGFQGLEVSRFYRTPCFPAGAGPDYLNAAACVNWAGTPGELLRMLHEVEAEFGRERVQRWGRRTLDLDLIAMGGRVLPNAETQDAWRALPMEEQVEKAPAHLILPHPRVQDRAFVLVPLAEVAPDWVHPRLGRSVIEMRDALPEDALNEVVAL; via the coding sequence ATGGCGGAACGGTGTTTGATCGCGCTTGGCGCCAATGTTCCATCGGGGATGGAGGCGCTGGAGCGGACCTTGCGTGCGGCCTTGGATCGCCTGAAAACCCTTGGGTTTCAGGGCTTGGAGGTCAGCCGGTTTTACCGTACCCCCTGTTTCCCTGCCGGGGCGGGGCCGGATTACTTGAATGCGGCGGCTTGCGTGAACTGGGCGGGAACTCCGGGCGAATTGTTGCGCATGCTGCATGAGGTCGAAGCGGAATTTGGCCGAGAGCGTGTACAGCGTTGGGGGCGCAGGACACTGGACCTTGACCTGATCGCGATGGGAGGCAGGGTTTTGCCCAATGCCGAAACGCAAGATGCATGGCGCGCCTTGCCCATGGAAGAACAGGTGGAAAAAGCACCTGCGCATCTCATCCTGCCGCATCCGCGAGTGCAAGATCGGGCTTTTGTTCTCGTGCCGCTGGCAGAGGTCGCGCCGGATTGGGTGCATCCGCGTCTGGGGCGAAGTGTGATCGAGATGCGGGATGCCTTGCCTGAAGATGCCTTGAATGAGGTTGTCGCCCTATGA
- the rpoZ gene encoding DNA-directed RNA polymerase subunit omega — MARVTTEDCVDKVPNRFDLVMLAAHRAREISAGAPITVDRDNDKNPVVALREIAEETQSADELRERLIESNQTQIEVDEPEEDSMALLMGGGAEAADKPADDDMSEEKLLRALMEAQGQG, encoded by the coding sequence ATGGCCCGCGTTACCACTGAAGATTGCGTTGACAAGGTTCCCAATCGCTTTGACCTTGTGATGCTTGCCGCGCACCGTGCGCGCGAAATCTCGGCCGGTGCGCCGATCACCGTGGACCGTGACAACGACAAGAACCCGGTCGTGGCCCTGCGCGAGATCGCCGAGGAAACCCAATCGGCCGACGAGCTGCGCGAACGTCTGATCGAGTCCAACCAGACCCAGATCGAGGTGGACGAGCCGGAAGAAGATTCCATGGCGCTTCTCATGGGCGGTGGTGCGGAAGCCGCCGACAAACCTGCCGACGACGATATGTCGGAAGAGAAGCTGTTGCGGGCGCTGATGGAGGCTCAGGGCCAGGGGTAA
- a CDS encoding NYN domain-containing protein, protein MFYKDERLALFIDGSNLYAAAKALGFDIDYKLLRTEFMRRGKMLRAFYYTALLENDEYSPIRPLVDWLNYNGFTMVTKPAKEYTDSQGRRKVKGNMDIELTVDAMELAPRIDHIVLFSGDGDFRPLVESLQRQGVRVSVVSTIRSQPPMIADDLRRQADNFIELDDLKDVIGRPPRETPVEREASYERQS, encoded by the coding sequence ATGTTTTACAAAGACGAACGGCTCGCGCTGTTCATCGATGGCTCAAACCTATACGCTGCCGCCAAGGCCCTTGGATTTGACATTGATTACAAGCTTCTCCGCACGGAATTCATGCGTCGCGGAAAAATGCTGCGGGCCTTTTACTACACGGCACTGTTGGAAAACGACGAATACTCCCCGATCCGCCCTCTGGTGGACTGGCTGAACTACAACGGGTTCACCATGGTCACGAAACCGGCCAAGGAATACACCGACAGTCAAGGCCGCCGGAAGGTCAAGGGCAACATGGACATCGAACTGACCGTCGACGCCATGGAACTGGCCCCGCGTATCGACCATATCGTCCTGTTTTCCGGCGATGGCGATTTCCGCCCTCTGGTGGAAAGCCTGCAACGGCAGGGCGTGCGTGTTTCGGTGGTTTCGACCATCCGCAGCCAGCCGCCGATGATCGCCGACGACCTACGCCGACAAGCCGACAACTTCATCGAACTCGATGATCTCAAAGACGTGATCGGCCGCCCGCCGCGCGAAACCCCGGTTGAGCGCGAAGCCAGCTACGAGCGGCAAAGCTAA